ATTTCCTCCGGCTGGATCTGCACCGAACCGTCGGCAACGAAGTCGAAATCCTCCGCAGCGCCGCTGAGTTCCGCTTCGTCCTCGTCGGTCGGGCCGGTGGCAATGGGAATCTTTTTCGGCTGCGGCTCGCCTTCGGTCGTCTTCGCGGGCCTATTTTCTGCTCGGCCATCGACGGGAATGGATGGAGTTGGCGTGACGGGCATTTGATCTGGCCGCGATTTGTCGCTGCCGCCTTCTTGGCCGACGACCTGATTTGCTTGCCCCGGTTTGCTCACGAGCCATTGCCATGTGCCCGGGTTGCTCGCCGTCTTGATCATCATGCCGAGCACGACCAGCATGCAGATCATGGTCATGAGCCGGCCGAATTCCGCCCCGCGGAAGAGCCGCCTGGGGCGCTGGCGCTCGATGCGTGGCACGCTAGGGATTTCCTTCCTCGACGAGGCTCAGCTTCGAGAGTTTGTTTTTCGGATCGCCGCCGACCGATTGATGCGTGCAGACCCCCAGGACTCGCATCAGCTCCTCGTACTTCAGCTTGGGGTCGACTCCGATGATCACTTGATCGAACGGGCTAGTCGGACTCCCGAGTTTGCTCTTCAGTTCGGCATCGAGCATGGCCAGACTAGGATCGACCGTCACATTCTGCTGCACGACAGTGATCTGCCCCAGCATTCCATTCTCGGTGGCGGTCAAGTGGATCGGGAGCGTGTTGAATCCGGCCACGGGATTCTTGTCGTTCGGGTTCTCGCCCGCCACCTGTTTGGCGGCTTCGGTGGCCAGCGGCTGGGGCGGCGGCATGCGGAGCTGGATTTGCCCTTCAACCGGCGCCGGCTTGAACGTCAAGATGAAGAACGTCAGGATCTGAAACGCCATATCGAGCATGGCGGCCAGATTGAGTTCGACTCCTTCGGGCGATTTGCGTCTTGCCATTGCTCAAGTTCCCTTGGCCTTGTTCATCGCGCGAAAAGCGAAACTGCGAAAGCCATTATCCTGGCAGGCTTTGATCACCCGATTCACCTTGCTAAACGGCGTGGATCGGTCGGCCCGGATGATGACCGTCGTCGGCAACTCATCCTTTTCGGGATCGAAATCGGAGTGCGCCCGCCGCTCGGCGAGTTTGTATATTTCGGCCTGGGTCGAGATATAACCGGGAATGCTCTCGTCGGCATAAGGATGACCGTAGACCGTGAATTGTCCCTTGTTGTTCAGGTTCAACATGAAGAACGACCGCTTGTCGTCTTTGTCGATCGGCCGGGCCGAGCCGACGATCGGCAAATCCATCGCCTTATCCATCAGATTGGCCTTGAAGTTGATCACGAGCATGAAAAACGTGATCAACTGGAAGACCATGTCCAGGATCGGCGTCAGATTCGGTTCGGCCCTGGCCTTATTCGATAGCGATGCGGTCATGTCGCCCTCTCAAGGCCGGGCGGCCTTCGCAGCGGCCACTTGGGGCGCGGGACCCGAACCGGCCCCCTTGCCGCGAGCCGCATGGGCAAAGTGGCGCAGGAATTGATCCGCGCGCACCATCGTGGTCACGGAAATCGTCGACACCCGATTGCGGAACAACGCATAAAAGTAAATCGCCGGCACCGAAAGGAACACGCCCTCGAAGGTGATTACCAAGGCCTGTGAAATGCCTTTGGCCACCAGCGTCGGATCGAGCGAATCGCCGCCGCGGGCAATCGCGCCGAAGCTTGAAATCATCCCCATCAACGTTCCCAACAGCCCGATCATCGGCCCCAGCGTTCCCAGCACGGCCAACATGCTGATCTTCTTCTCCATCTCCGTGGTCACGGATTCGCCGACCTTTTCCATCGCCTCGCGCGCCTCGGCCAAGCCGTTGGGCAGCTCGCCGATGCCGGTCG
This is a stretch of genomic DNA from Pirellulales bacterium. It encodes these proteins:
- a CDS encoding biopolymer transporter ExbD, with the translated sequence MTASLSNKARAEPNLTPILDMVFQLITFFMLVINFKANLMDKAMDLPIVGSARPIDKDDKRSFFMLNLNNKGQFTVYGHPYADESIPGYISTQAEIYKLAERRAHSDFDPEKDELPTTVIIRADRSTPFSKVNRVIKACQDNGFRSFAFRAMNKAKGT
- a CDS encoding biopolymer transporter ExbD encodes the protein MARRKSPEGVELNLAAMLDMAFQILTFFILTFKPAPVEGQIQLRMPPPQPLATEAAKQVAGENPNDKNPVAGFNTLPIHLTATENGMLGQITVVQQNVTVDPSLAMLDAELKSKLGSPTSPFDQVIIGVDPKLKYEELMRVLGVCTHQSVGGDPKNKLSKLSLVEEGNP